DNA sequence from the Lysinibacillus sp. OF-1 genome:
GAAAAAATGGAGCAACTGTTGCAGGGTTTAATAATGTCTTAACGCTATCACCACCACTTAATATTGTACAAGAAGATCTTGATCGTATACTCGATGTGGTTGTGGATAGTGTAAATAAGCTGTAAAGAATATTGATATGGTTCTAAAAGCCTTGGAGTAAAGGCTTTTAGAACTTTTATTTGTGAAGCTTTATAACGCAGATGCTAGATAGCAGTATTTATTATAGCTCGATAAAAATAATTATAAAATTCTGAAATTTAATAAAAAAATACTGGAAAAATTGTATTTCGTAGTTTATAGTTAATAAAAAATTAATTTTTCTGATAATTATATGTAAAAAGTGTCCTGTAGGGAATATTTTTTTGATTACTTATTTTCAGCAGTGGAATAAATAGGTGTTGTTGGTTGAACTATAGTTTCTGATGAAAAGCAATTGTAATAGTTGAGAGAGTCATGTCTTCCTCTAATTGAATTGTCTAATCGTAATGAAAGTATAGTTTATTTTTTGTCTATTTATTTTCATCAGTGGAGAAAATAAGTGATTTTAGTAATTATATTTCTTAATTTAAGTGTTAAGAAATATTTTTATATATTTTTACAAAGGGAGTAGATGAGATGAATTATGTTAAAAAGTTGGTTTTTGTAATTCTATGTACGTTGCTTTTAGCAGCATGCGCAGAGAAAGATAATTCTAATGCATCAAACACTGGGGAGAAGTCTACTACAGAATCAGACACAGCAAGTTCAAAGAATGAACTTGTCATTGCTGTAAATGAAAACTTTATTTCCATGGATCCTCATAATACAGGAGATACAAATTCGAGTTCTGTACAGGAGACCATGTTAGAAGGTTTACTAGGCTTCGATGCTGATGGACAAATTATGAAGGTTTTAGCTGATGATTATTCAATTAGTGAAGATGCTCTGGAGTATACATTTAAGCTACAAGAAGGGGTCACTTTCCATGACGGGGAACAGTTTAATGCAGAGGCTGTAAAAGCCAACATTGAACGAATCATGAATGATGAAAGTTTACGTTTATATTCACGTGGTTTTAGCTTAATCAGCAAAGTTGAAATTCTAGGTGACTATGAAATTAAAGTTACTTTAAAAGAACCATACGGACCAATGATCACGCGTTTCGGAGTGGCTAAAATGATCAGCCCAAAAATGATTAAAGAAAATTTAGCTGATATTCCGAAGCAGCCTGTTGGTACAGGACCTTATAAATTTGTTGAATGGGTACAAGGGGATCATTTAACAATTGAAAACTTCGACGGCTATTGGGGTGGTGGTGATCGTGTTTCTAAAATTACGTATAAGCCAGTACCAGAGAACGGATCACGTGTGGCAATGCTAAAAGCTGGGGATGCACAAGTGATCTATCCAGTGCCAGCACAAAATATCGACGAGCTTTCTAACAATAAAGATGTAGAAATTAATAAAGTTCCTTCTACAATTGCTCATTATGTGTCGCTAAATACGTATAAGAAACCTTTGGATGATATTAAAGTACGACAAGCATTTAATTATGCGGTAGATAAAGAAGCTTATTTAAAAGTTGTAAATGCAGGTCTAGGTTTACCACTAGACTCTATTATTCCTTCCAAAACGGTTTATTATAAACAGCAAAAAATGTATGAACACAATATTGAAAAGGCAAAAGAATTATTGACTGAAGCTGGCTATCCTAATGGCTTCGATATTGAAATCTGGGGGAACACAAACTCAGATACGATGAAGGGCATGCAGTTTATTCAACAACAGTTGAGCCAAATCGGTGTAAAAGTTGAGATCAAATCAATGGAAGAAGGTACTTTGTCAGATGAAATCTACGGTGCACAAACTCCAGATGATGCGAAATTGCAAATGTGGTATGTGAGCTGGTCAGCCTATGCTTCAGATATAACGAATGCGACAAAACCTCTTTTCCATAGTGTATCATTCCCACCAAATGGTGCAAACACAGCCTATTATCAAAATCCTGAGGCAGATCAACTAATGGATGAAGCGAATTCTATTTCAGATGTAGATCGTCAGGCTGAACTGTATGAAAAATTACAGGAAATCGTTTACCAAGATACGCCTTGGATTTTCTTAGGGGTAGATGAGGTCGTATATGGTGTACGTTCAAATGTCAGCGGTGTGTTAGTAAATCCAACAGGTGGACTCGATGTGAAAAACGCAAAAGTTGAGTAATGTTGCACAATAAAAGGAATTGATGATGGTCAATTCCTTTTCTACAACATAGAAAGGAGGAGGTTGTCTTGTGGAAATATACAGCAAAAAGAATTGTTGAAATGATACCAATATTAATTGTTATTTCAATCTTAACATTCTTGTTTATCCATTTAATACCAGGTGACCCTGCACGATTAGTAGCTGGTAAGGATGCCACGCTAGAAGATGTTGAAAATGTACGGCATGAGTTGGGTTTAGATAAACCCATTCTTAAACAATACGTGGATTATATGAAAAATCTGTTGACGGGTGAACTTGGAACATCCTTAACAACTGGATTACCGGTAATTGATATGTTTAAAACAAGGTTTATGCCTTCCCTTCACCTTACTTTCCTCTCCATGTTTTGGGCTACATTAATTGGTTTAATGATTGGCGTTTTTTCAGCCATCAATAAAAACAAATGGCCTGATTATTTTGGAATGGTAACAGCGGTTTCTGGTATTTCAATTCCAGGATTTTGGTTGGGACTATTGTTGATTCAATTATTTTCAGTACAGCTAGGATTATTCCCAACAGGTGGATTGGATGGCTTTTCTAGTTATATTTTACCTTCCTTGACCTTAGGGGCAGGTATTATGTCAATGATCGCTCGATTTACTCGTTCTTCCATGCTTGAAACGTTACAAGCTGATTTTATAAGAACGGGGAGAGCAAAAGGATTAAAGGAACATTCCGTGATTGTGACGCATGCATTACGAAATTCCTTAATTTCTGTTGTAACGGTAGCGGGCTTACAATTTGGTTTTCTACTAGGGGGTTCAGTGGTAGTTGAGACGGTATTTAGCTTTCCAGGGATGGGACGTCTGCTAATCGATTCGATTGCATTTCGAGACTACCCTGTCATTCAATCAGCACTGCTGTTATTCGCATTTGAATTTATTGTAGTGAATTTAATTGTTGATGTGCTTTATACCGTGTTAAACCCAAAAATCCAATTAGATTCTTAAGGGAGGGAATAAAATGACTTCACCAACTACTGTGCAAAATAGCCAAGTGCAAAAAACACAAAGGAAATACTCTCCTCTTAAAGAATTTTGGAAGTCCTTTAAAAAACAAAAGGCCGCATTGTTTGCAAGTATCTTTATAGGATTGTTAATTGTAGTTGCTTTTATTGGACCTTATATCGCACCGTACGATCCGTTTGAACCGAATTATGATGCTTTATTAGAGGGACCAAGTGCCAGTCATTTGGCAGGAACGGACGAGTATGGTCGAGACATTTTTAGTCGTTTAATAGTAGGCGCAAAAATATCCTTGATGGTGAGTTTCAGTGCCGTATTTTTAGGCTTAATACTAGGAACTATTTTAGGTTTAATTAGCGGTTACTTTGGTGGTTGGATTGACAAAATCATCATGCGTAGCTGTGATGTACTGTTTTCATTCCCTGATTTATTGTTAGCGATTGCCATTGTAGCCTTATTGGGCCCTGGTATTAATAATGTCATCATTGCTGTCATGATTTTTAGTGTGCCGTCCTTTGCACGTTTAGTGCGAGGTGCCACTTTGAATGCGAAAGAAAATGTATACGTAGAGGCAGCACAATCAATGGGTGCTTCACATGTCAGAGTGCTGTGGAAACATATTTTCCCTGAAACGATTAGTGAATTAATTATTTTCGTCACTATGCGTATCGGAACAGCTATTTTAGCAGCTTCTAGTTTGAGCTTTTTAGGCTTAGGTGCCAGCCCTGAAATGCCTGAGTGGGGAGTTATGCTAAGCAGTGGCCGTGACTACTTAGGGACATCTTCTCATGTAGTCATTATGCCGGGTATTGCCATTTTTTTAACCGTACTAGCATTTAACTTAATAGGTGATGGATTACGAGATGTGTTAGATCCAAAAATTAAAAATAATTAAGGAGAATGCCTATGACAGAACATGTATTGCGAGTAAGTGACTTAGAAACGTCCTTTACGCGTGATAAAACAGAAATCAAAATTTTAAGAGGTGTCAATTTTTCAATCCGTAAAGGAGAGATATTAGGCTTAGTTGGAGAATCAGGTAGTGGAAAAAGCTTAACGTCATTATCCATCATGCAATTATTTCATGGTACTACAGGTGAAATTGTGAATGGCTCTATTCATTTCAATGGAGAGGATTTAACGAAAATGTCTGAATCAGAAATTCGGAAAATTCGTGGCAAGCAAATGGCGATGATTTTCCAAGAGCCTATGACTTCTTTAAATCCTGTTTTAAAGATTGGTAAGCAGTTAATGGAAGCAATCGAAATGCATTTGAAGCTGCCAAAGAACGAAAGTAAACATCACGCCATCCAAATGTTAAAGAGTGTAGGCATAGGAAGGGCAGAGGAAATCATTCATGAATACCCGCATCAGCTATCAGGAGGAATGAGACAGCGAATAATGATTGCTATGGCAATGGCCTGTCAGCCCAAGCTACTTATTGCTGACGAACCAACTACTGCGTTAGATGTAACGATACAAGCTCAAATATTAGAGCTGATGAAAAAGTTAAAGGAAGAACATGAGACGGCTATTTTACTGATTACACATGATTTGGGGGTTGTTGCTGAAATGTGCGATAAGGTAGTCGTTATGTATGCAGGGCAGGTTGTGGAGGAAGCAGATGTCTTTGAACTATTCGCTAGCCCTAAGCACCCGTATACAAAAGGTTTAATTGCATCAGTACCTAAAATAGGAGATAAAAAAGAAGTATTAGATTCTATCGATGGGCAAGTGCCGTCCCCGCAAAATATGCCAAAAGGTTGTAAATTTGCTCCACGATGTGATCATGCGATGTCTATATGTCATCAGGAAAGTCCACCGACATTGAAAATTTCAGCTACACGTCAATGTAGCTGCTGGCTATATGCGAAAAAGGATGTGGAAGCTAATGTCTAACAGTATTTTAAAAGTGGAAAATTTAAAAAAGAGTTTTCAGATAGCAGGTGGACTATTTCAAAAAAGGCAACATGTTAATGCCGTAATAGATGTTTCCTTTGAAATAGAAGAGGGTACGACATTTAGTCTAGTAGGAGAAAGTGGTTGTGGAAAATCTACCACCGGCAGATTAATCACTCGATTAATAGCACCAACAAGTGGAAGCATCGTTGTGGATGGAAAAGAAGTAGCTACTGCAAAACATTCAGACTTAAAGCATTTAAGGCAAACTGTTCAAATGATTTTTCAAGATCCCTATGCTTCATTAAATCCGAGAATGAAGGTAAAGGAATTAGTTGGGGAGCCTTTAGAAATTCATACAAAACTTTCAAAAGCTGAACGTGAAAAGCTTGTACTCGAAATGCTTGAAGTGGTTGGATTAAATGCTGAACAGGCAGATCGCTATGCACATGAGTTCAGTGGCGGACAAAGACAGCGTTTAGGCATTGCACGTGCTTTAATAACAAAACCAAAATTAATTATTGCTGACGAGCCTGTGTCTGCATTGGATGTGTCGATACAATCGCAAATTTTGAATTTATTAAAGCAATTGCAGCAGGAATTTAAAATATCCTATCTCTTTATTTCTCACGATTTAAGTGTTGTAGAACATATAAGTCATTATATTGGTGTCATGTATTTAGGGACCATTGTTGAAATCGGACGAAAAGAAACCATATTTAATGATCCTAAGCATCCTTATACGCAAGCTCTTATTGCTTCTGTACCAATTGCAGACCCAACGTTAAGAAAAAAGAAAAAAGTGTTAATAGGTGATATTCCAAACCCTAAAAATCCGCCAAGTGGTTGTACCTTCCATACAAGGTGTCCCCTTGCATCAGATATATGTAAGCAAGTCATTCCGGAAATGAAAAAAATGAACGAAGAACAAAGTGTTGCATGTCACTTTGTCAATTAATAGAGAGGTGTTCACAAATGAAAGTAGGATTAAGCACATATAGTATGGTCAAAAAAATGAAGCAGGGAGAAATGAATGTTCTTGATGTTCTACAGTGGGTAGCTGACAACGGAGGACAACATGTAGAATTAGTGCCCTATGAATTTACTGTTGTAGATAACTATGAACTGGCATCTCAAATTAAAAAGAAAGCAGCGGAGCTAGGATTAGAGCTATCGGCCTATTCGCTACCTGCTAACTTTATCCATGATACAGAGGAAGCTTTTTTAGAAGAAGTTGAACGCTTAAAAAAACATGTTGATGTAGTACATCATATGGGGATTAGCATTATGCGCCATGACGTTACACTCTTTACTTTACCAAAGGAGCAAACAACCATTCATTATTACAATGACCATTTTGATGAAATGGTTAGAGGCTGTCAATTGATTGCAGATTATGCGAAACAATTTAATATCACGACAACGATTGAAAATCATGGCTTTAATGTTCAAACAAGTGATCGTGTACAGCAATTAATTCATGCGGTTAACAGAGATAACTTTAAAACGACCTTAGATGTAGGGAATTTTTTATGTATTGATGAAGAACCTCTAATCGGTGTCATGAAAAATATTTCTTATGCTGCTACAGTGCATTTTAAAGATTTTTATATTCGTCCTTTTTATGAAAATCCAGGAGATGGCGAATGGTTCCGCACTGTTCATAACAATTACATCAGAGGAGCGATTGTTGGACATGGTGATCTAAATATACGAGAGATTATAAAGCTTGTTAAAGGCTATGGCTACGATGGTTATATTGTGGTGGAGTTTGAAGGTATGGAAGATTGTCAAGTTGGTTCAAAAATAGGGATGGATAATGTGCGTCGTTTATGGGACGAATGCAAGCTCTAAAGGGGGGAAGAACATGAATAAATTAAAAGTTTGTGTAATCGGTACAGGTTCTATTTCCGATTATCATTTAGGCTCCTATTTGAAAAATCCAGCGGTTGAGTTATATGGTGTGTATGATGCCTCTATTGAACGAGGCAAAGCAAAGGCTGCTCAATTTGGAGCAACCCATGTTTTTTCTTCTAAGGAAGCGTTATTTGCAGACAAAAATGTAGATGCTGTAAGCATTTGTACATGGAATAATACACATGCCGAATTAGCCATTCTTGCTTTAGAAAATGACTTACATGTGCTTATCGAAAAGCCTTTATCCATGACCTATGCCGAGGCTTTAAACATTCAAAAGGTTGCAGAAAAACATCGTAAAATATTTCAAGTCGGCTATGTAAGACGTTTTGCAACGAATACCAAAGTACTCAAACAATTTATTGACGATAACAAATTGGGGGATATTTATTATGCTAAAGCTTCTTGCCTCAGAAGGTTAGGGAATCCAGGAGGCTGGTTCGCAGAGATTGATAAATCTGGTGGAGGCCCATTAATTGATTTGGGTGTCCATGTGATTGATATATGTTGGTATTTAATGGGTAGACCAAAAGTAAAACGTATAACTGGTCATACCTACAATCAATTAGGAAATAGAAATCATATTGAAAATTTATCCTTTTATAAAGCAGCAGACTATGATGCTACTAAAAATACAGTAGAAGACTTAGCGAATGCTCTTATTACATTTGAAAATGGGTCATCACTAATGGTGGACGTTTCTTATACGCTCCATGCCATAAAAGATGAAATCAGTATTAAATTATATGGCACAAACGGTGGAGCAGAACTAGAGCCTGAGTTGAAAATTGTAAGTGAGGAGCATAACACCATTTTAAATATTTATCCTCAAATTAATGATTTAACCTTTGATTTTGCAACAGCCTTTCAGAATGAAATCAATACGTTTGTTGATTGCTGTCTTCATCAATATGATTCAGTTGCACCTGTGGAGGATGGAGTAGAAATTATGAAAATTTTAGAGGGAATTTATATTTCTGCAATGCAAGGAAAGGAAGTCGTTTATTAAAATGATGAAATTGACCAATGGGATTGGCGTCATTGTAGACAGCTTTAGATTACCTATTCGTGAAGGATTGCAAAAAGCAAAAGAGGTTGGTGCACAAGGTGTGCAGATGTACGCAGTTTCAGGTGAGCTAGATCCAGATCATTTAAATGCTGCACAAAGAGCAGAATTGAAGCAATATATTTTAGATTTAGGGCTTGAGATTTCTGCATTATGTGGTGATTTAGGAGGGCACGGCTTTCAAGATAAAAATGAAAATGCCTGGAAAATAAAAAAATCGAAGGAGATTCTGCAATTAGCAAAAGACCTTGGCACATCGATCGTTACGACCCATATCGGCATCATTCCTGAAAATGAGAATGATCCAATCTATCAAACGATGCTAGAAGCCTGTGAAGAATTAGGGCAATTTGCTACATCATTAGATGCTTACTTTGCGATTGAAACAGGGCCAGAAACGAGTAGAACTTTAAAGGAATTTTTAGATAAGCTTTCGACAAATGGTGTATCGGTTAATTTTGATCCTGCCAATATGGTAATGGTAACGAATGATGACCCTGTAGCTGGCGTTAAACTTTTAAAGAATTATATTGTACATACTCATGTGAAGGATGGCATTCAATTACAGCCAACGAATCCAAAAGATGTGTATGGGTACTTAGGATACGATTCTGGAACATCTCATGATAAAATAGAAGAAATGGTGGAAAATGGAGAGTTTTTCAGAGAACTTCCATTAGGTCAAGGGGATGTCAATTTCGAGCTTTATTTTTCAGCTTTGCATGAAATCGGATACAATGGCTATTTAACTATTGAACGAGAAGTGAGATCAAATCCCGAAAAAGACATCAGAGAAGCTGTACAGTTCATAGAAAAGTTTAAATAGGGGTTGAATCAAATTTGAAAAAGCAAGATCAAGTACAAATGAGAAGACAAAATAAATATATTGTGCTTGACGCAATCAGGCAGATGGCGCCAATTTCAAGAATTCAATTATCAAAGTATACAAAAATGAGCCCTACGACTATTACCCGTATCGTTCAGGAGCTAGAAGCGGAAGGCTTTATTCTTGAAGGAGTATC
Encoded proteins:
- a CDS encoding Gfo/Idh/MocA family protein → MNKLKVCVIGTGSISDYHLGSYLKNPAVELYGVYDASIERGKAKAAQFGATHVFSSKEALFADKNVDAVSICTWNNTHAELAILALENDLHVLIEKPLSMTYAEALNIQKVAEKHRKIFQVGYVRRFATNTKVLKQFIDDNKLGDIYYAKASCLRRLGNPGGWFAEIDKSGGGPLIDLGVHVIDICWYLMGRPKVKRITGHTYNQLGNRNHIENLSFYKAADYDATKNTVEDLANALITFENGSSLMVDVSYTLHAIKDEISIKLYGTNGGAELEPELKIVSEEHNTILNIYPQINDLTFDFATAFQNEINTFVDCCLHQYDSVAPVEDGVEIMKILEGIYISAMQGKEVVY
- a CDS encoding ABC transporter ATP-binding protein, translating into MTEHVLRVSDLETSFTRDKTEIKILRGVNFSIRKGEILGLVGESGSGKSLTSLSIMQLFHGTTGEIVNGSIHFNGEDLTKMSESEIRKIRGKQMAMIFQEPMTSLNPVLKIGKQLMEAIEMHLKLPKNESKHHAIQMLKSVGIGRAEEIIHEYPHQLSGGMRQRIMIAMAMACQPKLLIADEPTTALDVTIQAQILELMKKLKEEHETAILLITHDLGVVAEMCDKVVVMYAGQVVEEADVFELFASPKHPYTKGLIASVPKIGDKKEVLDSIDGQVPSPQNMPKGCKFAPRCDHAMSICHQESPPTLKISATRQCSCWLYAKKDVEANV
- a CDS encoding sugar phosphate isomerase/epimerase family protein; the protein is MKVGLSTYSMVKKMKQGEMNVLDVLQWVADNGGQHVELVPYEFTVVDNYELASQIKKKAAELGLELSAYSLPANFIHDTEEAFLEEVERLKKHVDVVHHMGISIMRHDVTLFTLPKEQTTIHYYNDHFDEMVRGCQLIADYAKQFNITTTIENHGFNVQTSDRVQQLIHAVNRDNFKTTLDVGNFLCIDEEPLIGVMKNISYAATVHFKDFYIRPFYENPGDGEWFRTVHNNYIRGAIVGHGDLNIREIIKLVKGYGYDGYIVVEFEGMEDCQVGSKIGMDNVRRLWDECKL
- a CDS encoding glutathione ABC transporter substrate-binding protein — encoded protein: MNYVKKLVFVILCTLLLAACAEKDNSNASNTGEKSTTESDTASSKNELVIAVNENFISMDPHNTGDTNSSSVQETMLEGLLGFDADGQIMKVLADDYSISEDALEYTFKLQEGVTFHDGEQFNAEAVKANIERIMNDESLRLYSRGFSLISKVEILGDYEIKVTLKEPYGPMITRFGVAKMISPKMIKENLADIPKQPVGTGPYKFVEWVQGDHLTIENFDGYWGGGDRVSKITYKPVPENGSRVAMLKAGDAQVIYPVPAQNIDELSNNKDVEINKVPSTIAHYVSLNTYKKPLDDIKVRQAFNYAVDKEAYLKVVNAGLGLPLDSIIPSKTVYYKQQKMYEHNIEKAKELLTEAGYPNGFDIEIWGNTNSDTMKGMQFIQQQLSQIGVKVEIKSMEEGTLSDEIYGAQTPDDAKLQMWYVSWSAYASDITNATKPLFHSVSFPPNGANTAYYQNPEADQLMDEANSISDVDRQAELYEKLQEIVYQDTPWIFLGVDEVVYGVRSNVSGVLVNPTGGLDVKNAKVE
- a CDS encoding sugar phosphate isomerase/epimerase family protein encodes the protein MMKLTNGIGVIVDSFRLPIREGLQKAKEVGAQGVQMYAVSGELDPDHLNAAQRAELKQYILDLGLEISALCGDLGGHGFQDKNENAWKIKKSKEILQLAKDLGTSIVTTHIGIIPENENDPIYQTMLEACEELGQFATSLDAYFAIETGPETSRTLKEFLDKLSTNGVSVNFDPANMVMVTNDDPVAGVKLLKNYIVHTHVKDGIQLQPTNPKDVYGYLGYDSGTSHDKIEEMVENGEFFRELPLGQGDVNFELYFSALHEIGYNGYLTIEREVRSNPEKDIREAVQFIEKFK
- a CDS encoding ABC transporter ATP-binding protein, with the protein product MSNSILKVENLKKSFQIAGGLFQKRQHVNAVIDVSFEIEEGTTFSLVGESGCGKSTTGRLITRLIAPTSGSIVVDGKEVATAKHSDLKHLRQTVQMIFQDPYASLNPRMKVKELVGEPLEIHTKLSKAEREKLVLEMLEVVGLNAEQADRYAHEFSGGQRQRLGIARALITKPKLIIADEPVSALDVSIQSQILNLLKQLQQEFKISYLFISHDLSVVEHISHYIGVMYLGTIVEIGRKETIFNDPKHPYTQALIASVPIADPTLRKKKKVLIGDIPNPKNPPSGCTFHTRCPLASDICKQVIPEMKKMNEEQSVACHFVN
- the nikB gene encoding nickel ABC transporter permease, which produces MWKYTAKRIVEMIPILIVISILTFLFIHLIPGDPARLVAGKDATLEDVENVRHELGLDKPILKQYVDYMKNLLTGELGTSLTTGLPVIDMFKTRFMPSLHLTFLSMFWATLIGLMIGVFSAINKNKWPDYFGMVTAVSGISIPGFWLGLLLIQLFSVQLGLFPTGGLDGFSSYILPSLTLGAGIMSMIARFTRSSMLETLQADFIRTGRAKGLKEHSVIVTHALRNSLISVVTVAGLQFGFLLGGSVVVETVFSFPGMGRLLIDSIAFRDYPVIQSALLLFAFEFIVVNLIVDVLYTVLNPKIQLDS
- a CDS encoding ABC transporter permease; amino-acid sequence: MTSPTTVQNSQVQKTQRKYSPLKEFWKSFKKQKAALFASIFIGLLIVVAFIGPYIAPYDPFEPNYDALLEGPSASHLAGTDEYGRDIFSRLIVGAKISLMVSFSAVFLGLILGTILGLISGYFGGWIDKIIMRSCDVLFSFPDLLLAIAIVALLGPGINNVIIAVMIFSVPSFARLVRGATLNAKENVYVEAAQSMGASHVRVLWKHIFPETISELIIFVTMRIGTAILAASSLSFLGLGASPEMPEWGVMLSSGRDYLGTSSHVVIMPGIAIFLTVLAFNLIGDGLRDVLDPKIKNN